From Longimicrobium sp., one genomic window encodes:
- the lspA gene encoding signal peptidase II gives MTENVMTQSQPMAATTPADEARRKMVLYAATVGGVIVLDQVTKAMVLRTLRPYTPVEVGGDFFRLTFIYNTGAAFGLHLGDASRWVFMALAAVAVVVLWVMFRGTPWRDRLRLIAIASVTGGAIGNVIDRVRSARGVVDFLDFGVGETRWPVFNVADIAVTCGALLLAYSLWREEQKIETELDIAEPAD, from the coding sequence ATGACCGAGAACGTGATGACGCAGAGCCAGCCCATGGCGGCAACGACCCCGGCCGACGAGGCGCGCCGCAAGATGGTGCTGTATGCCGCGACCGTGGGCGGCGTGATCGTGCTGGACCAGGTGACCAAGGCCATGGTCCTGCGCACGCTCCGCCCGTACACGCCGGTGGAGGTGGGCGGCGACTTCTTCCGCCTGACCTTCATCTACAACACCGGCGCCGCGTTCGGGCTGCACCTGGGCGATGCGTCACGCTGGGTGTTCATGGCGCTGGCCGCCGTGGCCGTGGTCGTGCTCTGGGTGATGTTCCGCGGCACGCCCTGGCGCGACCGGCTGCGGCTGATCGCCATCGCCAGCGTGACCGGCGGCGCCATCGGCAACGTGATCGACCGGGTGCGCTCGGCGCGCGGCGTGGTGGATTTCCTGGACTTCGGGGTGGGCGAAACGCGCTGGCCGGTGTTCAACGTGGCCGACATCGCCGTGACCTGCGGCGCGCTGCTGCTGGCCTACTCGCTCTGGCGCGAGGAGCAGAAGATCGAAACCGAGCTGGATATTGCAGAGCCCGCCGACTGA